DNA from Gloeocapsa sp. PCC 73106:
GTTCGCGATCGCAACTCTGGGTTATTGGGCGATCGGTTTCCCTCTGATGTTCGGTCAAGCAAACCCCTTTTTCGGACTCGGAGGTTGGTTTCTATCTTCAAATGATCCAGCAACCTATGGTTTAAGTCCATTTCCCGAAGGACTCCCCATAGCCGTATTTTTCCTGTTCCAAGTAGCTTTTGCAGGAACCGCTGCAACTATCGTCTCAGGTGCGGTAGCAGAAAGAATCAGATTTAGCGACTTCTTGATTTTTAGCTTGCTGCTTACCGCTATTGCCTACCCGATTACCGGACATTGGGTTTGGAGTGCTCAAGGCTGGCTATTTAATTTGGGCTTTATTGACTTCGCCGGTTGCGCTGTGGTTCACTCCGTAGGAGGTTGGGCGGCTTTAATGGGTGCTGCGATTTTAGGACCAAGAGAAGGTAAATACAGAGACGGTAGAATCAACGCGATCCCCGGTCACAACATGAGTATCGCCACACTCGGCTGTTTAATTCTCTGGATAGGCTGGTTTGGCTTTAACCCTGGTTCTCAACTTGCTGTTGACGAAGTCGTACCCTACATAGCAGTAACTACGAACTTAGCCGCAGCCGCGGGTGGACTTACCTCTACTTTTACCTCCTGGTTAAAAGACGGTAAGCCAGATTTGTCCATGGTGATTAACGGGATACTAGCCGGTTTAGTCGGAATTACCGCGAGTTGTAACGCTGTTAGTTATCCGAGTGCGGTGATTATCGGTGCGATCGCCGGTATCATTGTGGTGTTTTCAGTAGGCTTTTTTGA
Protein-coding regions in this window:
- a CDS encoding ammonium transporter, with translation MSQQKSTLVNSRKKDWISRLNRVFSPYWLACIPLVAVIVIVWNTAALAQDGEALTAEEVQGALNSIWVLIASILVIFMNAGFAMLETGFCRQKNAVNILAKNLIVFAIATLGYWAIGFPLMFGQANPFFGLGGWFLSSNDPATYGLSPFPEGLPIAVFFLFQVAFAGTAATIVSGAVAERIRFSDFLIFSLLLTAIAYPITGHWVWSAQGWLFNLGFIDFAGCAVVHSVGGWAALMGAAILGPREGKYRDGRINAIPGHNMSIATLGCLILWIGWFGFNPGSQLAVDEVVPYIAVTTNLAAAAGGLTSTFTSWLKDGKPDLSMVINGILAGLVGITASCNAVSYPSAVIIGAIAGIIVVFSVGFFDRIKIDDPVGATSVHLVCGTWGVLAVGLFHAEKGLLFGGGMGQMINQLIGIVAIAAFTLVFSTIVWMILKSVFGLRVTLEEEIHGLDIAEHGMEAYSGFVKESDVLSTGFTASISSIEDVSSRID